The Halofilum ochraceum genome includes a region encoding these proteins:
- a CDS encoding DUF1499 domain-containing protein: MAGLRGLFSTGSAGAGSGPGLHDGRLRACPGAPCCVSTEAGRPSRRVAPIGYPGSRAEMRAILVDVLRSWPRTELVTVEDDYIHVVQRSRWFGFPDDLECHLPNDERLVHVRSAARVGWYDFGVNRARVERLRRAVNQRLAHQAGP, translated from the coding sequence ATGGCGGGATTGAGGGGCTTGTTCAGCACTGGTTCTGCAGGGGCTGGATCGGGCCCGGGGCTGCACGACGGGCGCCTGCGTGCGTGTCCGGGGGCGCCATGCTGCGTATCCACGGAGGCGGGCCGGCCCTCACGCCGGGTGGCGCCGATCGGCTATCCGGGATCCCGGGCGGAGATGCGCGCCATACTCGTGGATGTGCTCCGCTCATGGCCGCGGACCGAGCTTGTCACGGTTGAGGACGACTATATCCATGTAGTCCAGCGATCCCGCTGGTTCGGCTTTCCGGATGACCTCGAATGCCATCTGCCAAACGACGAGCGCCTCGTCCATGTGCGCTCGGCCGCCCGCGTTGGCTGGTATGACTTCGGGGTGAATCGCGCCCGCGTCGAGCGCCTGCGCCGCGCCGTCAACCAGCGACTGGCCCACCAGGCCGGGCCCTGA
- a CDS encoding C40 family peptidase → MRARRIPGRHPAPAGLLLVTILLIAGCATAPRPTVESGDDGATHQRAADIALSLRGSPYRYGANGPDAFDCSGLVQYAYRRAGAKVPRTTRAQYEAVNRRYLDQLEPGDLVFFRITGIQVSHVGIFVGEDEFVHAPKTGADVQISSLDRDYWRSRLVRAGSLTR, encoded by the coding sequence ATGCGGGCCAGACGCATACCGGGCCGACATCCGGCCCCTGCCGGACTTCTGCTGGTCACGATCCTGCTCATCGCCGGCTGTGCGACCGCCCCGCGGCCGACGGTCGAATCCGGCGATGACGGGGCCACACATCAGCGGGCGGCCGATATCGCCCTGTCGCTGCGGGGCAGCCCCTACCGCTATGGCGCGAACGGTCCGGACGCGTTCGACTGCAGCGGTCTCGTACAGTACGCCTACCGCCGGGCTGGCGCGAAGGTGCCGCGCACGACGCGCGCGCAATACGAGGCCGTCAATCGACGCTATCTTGACCAGCTCGAGCCCGGGGACCTGGTGTTCTTCCGCATCACGGGAATCCAGGTCTCGCATGTCGGCATCTTCGTCGGTGAAGACGAGTTCGTGCACGCGCCGAAGACCGGCGCGGACGTCCAGATCAGTAGCCTCGACCGGGATTACTGGCGTTCGCGTCTGGTGCGCGCCGGTTCATTGACCCGCTGA
- a CDS encoding ChaN family lipoprotein, whose translation MMRTECKPARTAGWRRPHPGPCLDKARLHPAGRRWLIILVLVLGATGVARAEPLPGRIWKPAEARFVDPGEVIAAARAAPFVLLGETHTVARHHALQARLIRAIAENGRQPAIVLEMVARDRQGDIDAWRRADAPDAVAFGAAVEWRERGWPPWSAYRPIVEAALAHGLPVRAGGPASDLSGRVAEAGLAALADRTEETFPGLETPLDAAAERRLLDTLTRAHCGLPEHAPVDRMIAVQRLRDAAMAHTMLEADSASGAVLIAGRGHVRRDYGVPVYLQRGAPERDFVTVAFLGTANRPTIADQREAAGGTLPFDYVWFTEGGAAGPDCSADRSGTPGK comes from the coding sequence ATGATGCGCACCGAATGCAAGCCCGCACGGACGGCGGGCTGGCGCCGACCGCACCCGGGGCCATGCCTCGACAAGGCTCGCCTGCACCCCGCAGGACGCCGCTGGCTGATCATCCTGGTGCTGGTGCTGGGCGCGACCGGCGTGGCGCGGGCGGAGCCGCTCCCCGGGCGGATCTGGAAACCGGCCGAAGCGCGGTTCGTGGACCCGGGCGAGGTCATTGCGGCGGCGCGGGCCGCGCCTTTCGTACTCCTCGGCGAGACGCATACCGTCGCCCGACACCATGCGCTCCAGGCGCGCCTGATCCGGGCCATTGCCGAGAATGGGCGCCAACCCGCCATCGTTCTTGAGATGGTCGCGCGCGACCGGCAAGGCGATATCGACGCATGGCGACGGGCGGATGCACCTGACGCCGTCGCGTTCGGTGCCGCGGTCGAATGGCGGGAACGGGGCTGGCCGCCCTGGTCGGCGTACCGCCCGATCGTCGAAGCGGCCCTCGCGCACGGCCTGCCGGTGCGGGCCGGCGGCCCCGCCTCGGACCTGTCCGGTCGTGTCGCCGAGGCAGGACTGGCCGCCCTCGCTGACCGGACCGAAGAGACGTTTCCCGGGCTGGAAACACCGCTCGATGCGGCCGCCGAACGGCGTCTGCTCGATACACTGACGCGCGCCCACTGTGGCCTGCCGGAACATGCCCCGGTCGATCGCATGATCGCGGTGCAGCGCCTGCGTGATGCCGCCATGGCGCATACGATGCTCGAAGCGGATTCGGCCAGTGGCGCGGTCCTCATCGCCGGCCGCGGCCACGTTCGCCGGGATTACGGAGTCCCCGTCTATCTGCAACGGGGAGCCCCGGAGCGCGATTTTGTCACCGTCGCCTTTCTCGGCACCGCCAATCGGCCGACCATCGCCGACCAGCGTGAAGCGGCGGGTGGTACCCTGCCATTCGATTACGTCTGGTTCACGGAGGGCGGCGCCGCCGGGCCGGACTGCTCGGCCGACCGATCCGGGACGCCCGGCAAGTGA
- a CDS encoding Gldg family protein, translated as MRFAPGRRLQSIAGIALAGVLFVAVVLLADALLVGARVDLTEDRLYTLSEATHGIVEDIDEPIEFTLYFSNDAAEGVPFVRQYAQRVRELLEEYEALSGGRIDVRTVDPKPLTEARDRALEHGLEPVPSGTGNNARLFLGLVATNSTDGVEVIEFFEPERERFLEYDISRLVWSLMNPDPPVVGVMSRLDITERYNPSTREPIPAWAVVDRIKEFAEVREVDTPTTGIDPEIDVLMLVHPRDYRERTLYAVDQYLTHGGRAAVFVDPVADTASGPTRDQPDGRVSASDPGPLLEAWGVDVTLGHAVADPRNGLVVSTGEGRQTVHPGLLGITRQGLATDDVITATVERLVFGSPGVITNAEGGLEITPLVQAAPSASVLPAERFVGLDDPSELARGLKPLGRPLTVAARLHGDLRSAWPDGPPPEGEPPAGGHRAAAADPANMVLFADTDVLSDRLWVNERRQRGQTVREAFAGNGDMVANAIENLLGSDALIGIRGAGTSARPFTRVQELEREAANQFREKERELREALEETEQRLEALRSGREAGEGGVILSEEQQQELAAQRERRNRLRRELREVRQRLDARIEALGDRLRLLNIVAVPGVVALTALLVFGFRRRRRRRRAAAAA; from the coding sequence ATGCGTTTCGCGCCGGGTCGCCGATTGCAGTCCATTGCCGGTATCGCGCTTGCCGGTGTCCTGTTTGTCGCCGTCGTGCTGCTCGCCGATGCCCTGCTGGTCGGGGCACGCGTCGATCTGACCGAGGACCGTCTGTATACCCTGTCCGAGGCCACGCACGGTATCGTCGAGGATATCGATGAGCCGATCGAGTTCACGCTGTACTTCTCGAACGACGCCGCCGAGGGCGTGCCGTTCGTGCGTCAGTACGCACAGCGTGTACGGGAACTGCTCGAGGAATACGAGGCCCTGTCCGGTGGCCGCATCGATGTGCGCACGGTCGACCCCAAACCCCTGACGGAGGCGCGCGACCGCGCCCTTGAGCACGGTCTCGAACCGGTTCCTTCCGGCACCGGCAACAATGCCCGGCTGTTCCTCGGCCTGGTCGCGACCAACAGCACCGATGGCGTCGAGGTCATCGAGTTCTTCGAGCCCGAGCGCGAGCGCTTCCTCGAATACGATATCTCGCGTCTCGTCTGGTCGCTGATGAATCCCGACCCGCCCGTGGTCGGGGTCATGTCCCGGCTCGATATCACCGAGCGCTACAACCCGAGCACGCGCGAACCGATCCCGGCGTGGGCCGTTGTCGACCGGATCAAGGAATTCGCCGAAGTCCGCGAGGTGGACACGCCGACCACGGGCATCGACCCGGAAATCGACGTGCTCATGCTGGTGCACCCGCGCGATTACCGGGAACGCACGTTATATGCCGTCGATCAGTACCTGACCCACGGCGGGCGCGCGGCGGTATTCGTGGATCCGGTGGCGGATACCGCTTCGGGCCCCACTCGCGATCAGCCGGACGGTCGCGTCAGTGCGTCGGACCCGGGGCCGCTGCTCGAGGCGTGGGGGGTCGACGTCACGCTCGGGCACGCCGTCGCCGATCCGCGCAATGGCCTGGTGGTCAGCACCGGCGAGGGCCGCCAGACCGTGCATCCCGGGCTGCTCGGGATCACCCGTCAGGGGCTGGCGACGGATGATGTCATTACCGCCACGGTCGAGCGCCTCGTATTCGGCTCGCCGGGCGTGATCACCAATGCCGAAGGCGGTCTCGAGATCACGCCGCTGGTGCAGGCCGCGCCGTCCGCCAGCGTACTGCCGGCGGAGCGCTTTGTGGGTCTCGACGATCCGTCTGAACTCGCGCGTGGCCTGAAACCGCTGGGGCGTCCCTTGACCGTGGCCGCACGTCTGCACGGCGATCTGCGTTCGGCCTGGCCCGATGGACCGCCGCCCGAAGGGGAACCGCCGGCGGGCGGCCATCGGGCGGCGGCAGCGGATCCGGCCAATATGGTGCTGTTTGCGGATACCGATGTCCTGTCCGATCGGCTCTGGGTGAACGAGCGCCGCCAGCGCGGTCAGACCGTGCGCGAGGCCTTCGCGGGGAACGGCGACATGGTGGCGAACGCCATCGAAAACCTGCTGGGCAGCGATGCCCTGATCGGCATTCGCGGCGCGGGCACTTCGGCGCGCCCGTTCACGCGCGTTCAGGAACTTGAGCGTGAAGCGGCCAACCAGTTCCGGGAAAAGGAACGGGAGCTGCGCGAGGCCCTGGAGGAGACCGAACAGCGCCTGGAGGCGCTGCGCAGTGGCCGCGAAGCCGGTGAGGGTGGCGTGATCCTGAGCGAGGAACAGCAGCAGGAACTCGCCGCGCAGCGCGAGCGCCGTAATCGCCTGCGGCGCGAGTTGCGCGAGGTTCGGCAGCGTCTGGACGCGCGGATCGAGGCGCTGGGCGATCGCCTGCGGCTGCTGAATATCGTCGCGGTACCCGGCGTCGTCGCATTGACGGCGCTGCTGGTGTTCGGATTCCGGCGGCGGCGCCGTCGCAGACGCGCGGCGGCAGCGGCGTGA
- a CDS encoding succinylglutamate desuccinylase/aspartoacylase domain-containing protein, with protein sequence MTANENETPGLTQKGPRVTSNIDWNADGKQHGYISAPYSANDSAWGAVRVPITVIRNGPGPSVLFTGGNHGDEYEGPIALKKLAASIDPASVHGTIIMIPCLNPPAVQVGARCSPLDGVNMNRAFPGQRTGSITEMLCHYVTYVLLPRVEAVIDLHSGGKTLDFVPFAAMHYLNDAEQFERTKGVIQAFDAPISLIIEELDTEGMIDGVVEESGKIFMFTELSGGGTTTPETVQIAEQGVVNVMHHLGNLDGEPNTREWRGETPSRVMATPDVNSYTISDETGLYECLVTLGDEVVDGQLIGRIHSIEKTGLEPGLYYANRSGTLIGRHFPGLARPGDCLAVIGIDQDELL encoded by the coding sequence ATGACCGCGAACGAAAACGAAACACCGGGCCTCACGCAGAAGGGGCCACGCGTCACCTCCAATATCGACTGGAACGCGGACGGCAAGCAGCACGGGTACATCAGCGCCCCCTATTCCGCCAACGATTCCGCCTGGGGCGCCGTGCGCGTGCCGATCACCGTGATCCGCAACGGCCCGGGACCGAGCGTGCTGTTCACCGGCGGCAATCACGGTGACGAGTACGAAGGGCCGATCGCCCTGAAGAAACTCGCCGCGTCGATCGACCCGGCATCGGTCCACGGGACGATCATCATGATCCCGTGTCTCAACCCCCCGGCCGTTCAGGTCGGCGCCCGTTGCTCGCCGCTTGATGGCGTCAACATGAACCGGGCGTTCCCCGGACAGCGCACCGGCTCGATCACCGAGATGCTGTGCCACTATGTGACCTATGTGCTCCTGCCACGGGTCGAAGCGGTCATCGATCTCCATTCCGGTGGCAAGACGCTGGACTTCGTGCCATTCGCGGCCATGCACTACCTCAACGACGCCGAGCAGTTCGAGCGCACCAAGGGCGTCATCCAGGCTTTCGATGCACCGATTTCGCTCATCATCGAGGAACTCGACACCGAAGGCATGATCGACGGCGTGGTCGAGGAATCAGGCAAGATCTTCATGTTCACCGAACTGAGCGGCGGCGGTACCACCACGCCGGAAACGGTACAGATCGCCGAACAGGGCGTCGTCAACGTCATGCACCACCTGGGCAATCTCGACGGCGAGCCGAATACGCGCGAGTGGCGCGGCGAGACGCCCTCACGCGTGATGGCGACGCCGGACGTCAACTCGTACACGATCTCCGACGAGACCGGACTGTACGAGTGCCTGGTCACACTGGGCGATGAGGTGGTCGACGGCCAGTTGATCGGTCGCATCCACTCGATCGAGAAGACCGGCCTGGAGCCGGGACTGTATTACGCGAACCGCAGCGGCACCCTGATCGGCCGCCACTTCCCCGGCCTCGCACGGCCCGGTGACTGCCTGGCCGTGATCGGTATCGATCAGGACGAACTCCTGTAG
- the ettA gene encoding energy-dependent translational throttle protein EttA produces MAQYVFTMDGLTKVVPPKKKILENINLNFFPGAKIGVLGYNGAGKSTLLRIMAGLDTEFEGEARPQPGLKIGYLPQEPQLDDSKDVRGNVEEAVADTKAMVDRFNEIGEAFADPDADFEKLLEEQGKLQDKIDAAGAWDLDRKLEVAADALRLPPWEAETANLSGGERRRVALCRTLLSEPDMLILDEPTNHLDAESVAWLEQYLGEFAGTVVAVTHDRYFLDNVAGWILELDRGRGHPFQGNYSAWLEYKEKRLAQEEKTESARRKAMEQELEWAKSNPKGRQTKNKARLQRIEELQQPEYQKRAETNEIYIPPGPRLGDKVIEAENLTKTFRDRELYQGMSFRVPKGALVGVIGPNGAGKTTLLRMITGQEQPDSGTIEIGDTVEVAYVDQSRDHLDGSKTVWQEISDGHDYIEVGNWQVASRAYCGRFNFKGPDQQKMVKDLSGGERNRVHLAKLLKSGGNLLLLDEPTNDLDVETLRALEQALMDYPGSAVVISHDRWFLDRISTHTLAFEETGEVFFFEGSYSEYEEDRKRRLGADAAQPHRPKHKRLDR; encoded by the coding sequence ATGGCGCAGTATGTATTCACGATGGACGGCCTCACGAAAGTCGTTCCGCCGAAGAAGAAGATTCTCGAAAACATCAACCTGAACTTCTTCCCCGGGGCCAAGATCGGCGTGCTCGGGTACAACGGCGCCGGCAAGTCGACGCTGTTGCGGATCATGGCCGGCCTCGACACCGAATTCGAGGGCGAGGCGCGCCCGCAGCCCGGCCTGAAGATCGGCTACCTGCCCCAGGAACCCCAGCTGGACGACAGCAAGGACGTCCGCGGCAACGTCGAGGAAGCGGTCGCCGATACCAAGGCGATGGTCGATCGCTTCAACGAGATCGGCGAGGCCTTCGCGGACCCGGACGCCGACTTCGAGAAGCTGCTCGAGGAACAGGGCAAGCTGCAGGACAAGATCGATGCCGCCGGCGCCTGGGACCTGGACCGCAAGCTCGAGGTCGCCGCCGACGCCCTGCGACTGCCGCCGTGGGAGGCCGAGACCGCCAACCTGTCGGGCGGCGAGCGCCGCCGCGTGGCCCTGTGCCGCACGCTCCTGTCCGAGCCCGACATGCTCATCCTCGACGAGCCGACCAACCATCTCGATGCCGAATCGGTCGCGTGGCTGGAACAGTATCTGGGCGAGTTCGCAGGCACCGTGGTCGCGGTCACCCACGACCGCTACTTCCTGGATAACGTCGCCGGCTGGATTCTCGAACTCGACCGCGGCCGCGGCCATCCCTTCCAGGGCAACTACTCCGCGTGGCTCGAGTACAAGGAAAAGCGCCTCGCGCAGGAAGAAAAGACCGAGAGTGCCCGACGCAAGGCGATGGAGCAGGAGCTCGAGTGGGCCAAGAGCAACCCCAAGGGCCGGCAGACGAAGAACAAGGCACGCCTGCAGCGGATCGAGGAACTGCAGCAGCCCGAGTACCAGAAGCGCGCCGAGACCAACGAGATCTACATCCCACCGGGCCCGCGGCTGGGCGACAAGGTCATCGAGGCCGAGAACCTCACCAAGACGTTCCGTGACCGTGAGCTCTACCAGGGCATGTCGTTCCGGGTGCCGAAGGGCGCGCTGGTGGGCGTCATCGGGCCCAATGGTGCCGGCAAGACCACGCTGCTGCGGATGATCACCGGCCAGGAGCAGCCGGACAGCGGCACCATCGAGATCGGCGATACCGTCGAAGTCGCGTACGTCGACCAGTCACGCGATCACCTCGATGGCAGCAAAACGGTCTGGCAGGAGATCTCGGACGGCCACGATTACATCGAGGTCGGCAACTGGCAGGTCGCCTCGCGCGCCTATTGCGGCCGCTTCAATTTCAAGGGGCCGGATCAGCAGAAAATGGTCAAGGACCTGTCGGGCGGCGAGCGCAACCGCGTGCACCTGGCCAAGCTGCTGAAAAGTGGCGGCAACCTGCTGCTGCTCGACGAACCGACCAACGACCTCGACGTCGAGACGCTGCGGGCGCTGGAACAGGCGCTGATGGACTATCCCGGCAGCGCCGTGGTGATCTCGCACGATCGCTGGTTCCTGGACCGTATCTCGACCCATACGCTGGCGTTCGAGGAGACCGGCGAGGTGTTCTTCTTCGAAGGCAGCTATTCCGAATACGAAGAAGACCGCAAACGTCGCCTCGGCGCCGACGCCGCCCAGCCCCACCGGCCGAAGCACAAGCGGCTCGATCGCTGA
- a CDS encoding Glu/Leu/Phe/Val dehydrogenase dimerization domain-containing protein has translation MTATGVFEGMDAGGHEQVVYCNNPRIGLRAIVAIHDTTLGPALGGVRMWPYDDGDAALMDVLRLSRGMTYKNALAGLEHGGGKAVIVGDPAVDRTEARMRCFGRFLDSLGGRYITAEDVGMTAVDMEYILQETPWVTGTHEYRGGSGDPSPFTAQGTLAGIRACLRERFGHVDIGEVSYAVQGAGHVGTELISRLRDHDARVFVCDVDPERVQRAVDEFGCVPVDEEAIFDTGAEVFVPCALGGVINPETLSRLRCDIVAGAANNQLATTADGDELHRRGIVYAPDYAINAGGVMNVSLEMKGYSAERAHAMAERIEDTISAIFERARAEAIPTWLAADRLAEARIAERAVLRSSAPATPAGAIHVPSGRG, from the coding sequence GTGACCGCGACCGGCGTGTTTGAAGGAATGGACGCGGGCGGCCATGAACAGGTCGTCTACTGCAATAACCCGCGCATTGGCCTGCGGGCGATCGTGGCGATCCACGACACCACGCTGGGGCCCGCCCTGGGCGGTGTCCGCATGTGGCCCTACGATGACGGGGACGCCGCCCTGATGGATGTCCTGCGCCTGTCGCGCGGTATGACCTACAAGAATGCCCTGGCGGGACTCGAACACGGCGGCGGCAAGGCCGTTATCGTCGGCGATCCGGCGGTGGACCGCACCGAGGCGCGCATGCGCTGTTTCGGGCGTTTCCTGGATTCGCTGGGCGGGCGGTACATCACGGCCGAGGATGTCGGCATGACGGCTGTCGACATGGAGTACATCCTGCAGGAAACCCCATGGGTGACCGGCACCCACGAGTACCGTGGCGGCAGCGGCGATCCGTCGCCGTTCACGGCCCAGGGTACGCTGGCCGGCATCCGTGCCTGTCTGCGCGAGCGCTTCGGACATGTCGATATCGGTGAAGTTTCCTACGCGGTGCAGGGGGCGGGCCACGTCGGGACCGAATTGATCAGCCGCCTGCGCGATCACGATGCCCGGGTGTTCGTCTGCGACGTCGATCCTGAACGGGTGCAGCGCGCAGTGGACGAGTTCGGCTGTGTGCCGGTCGACGAGGAGGCGATATTCGATACGGGCGCCGAGGTGTTCGTGCCCTGTGCCCTCGGCGGGGTGATCAATCCGGAGACGCTGTCGCGGCTGCGTTGCGATATCGTTGCCGGCGCCGCCAACAATCAGCTGGCGACCACTGCCGATGGTGACGAACTGCATCGTCGCGGCATCGTGTATGCACCGGATTACGCCATCAACGCCGGCGGCGTGATGAATGTCTCGCTGGAGATGAAGGGCTACAGCGCGGAGCGCGCACACGCCATGGCCGAGCGGATCGAGGACACGATCAGTGCGATCTTCGAGCGGGCGCGAGCCGAAGCCATTCCGACCTGGCTCGCGGCCGATCGGCTCGCCGAAGCCCGGATCGCGGAGCGGGCGGTCCTGCGTTCAAGTGCCCCCGCGACGCCGGCTGGTGCGATCCACGTACCATCCGGCCGCGGCTGA
- a CDS encoding ABC transporter ATP-binding protein — MIETEHLTRRFDLFTAVDDLTLRVEPGEVLGFLGPNGAGKSTAMKMISGFLAPSEGRAAVCGHDVVNEPHAARLALGYLPEGAPAYAEMVPRAFLRFIADMRGLRGEHRQRRIDTVVEQLHLGPVLYQPIVTLSKGFKRRVGLAQALLHDPPVLILDEPTDGLDPNQKHEVRRLINAIAPEKTIIVSTHILEEVESVCTRAVVIRSGRVVADDTPAGLLARSRYRNAVTVAIEEDIDDAPDVLAGLPGVTGIERAADGHSVTVFGEDGLDTAARVRACCHEQGWTVTALRAEGGRLDDVFRDITASETAA, encoded by the coding sequence ATGATCGAGACGGAACACCTGACCCGACGGTTCGACCTGTTCACTGCGGTGGATGATCTCACGTTGCGTGTCGAACCGGGCGAAGTGCTGGGATTCCTCGGGCCGAACGGTGCCGGGAAGTCCACCGCGATGAAAATGATCAGCGGATTCCTGGCACCCAGCGAAGGCCGTGCCGCGGTCTGTGGTCATGACGTCGTGAACGAACCGCACGCCGCCCGGCTGGCGCTCGGTTACCTGCCCGAGGGTGCGCCGGCGTACGCGGAGATGGTGCCGCGGGCTTTCCTGCGTTTCATCGCCGATATGCGCGGGCTCCGCGGCGAGCACCGCCAGCGGCGTATCGATACGGTCGTCGAGCAATTGCATCTCGGACCGGTGCTGTATCAGCCCATCGTGACCCTCTCCAAGGGCTTCAAGCGCCGCGTCGGTCTCGCCCAGGCATTGCTGCACGACCCGCCCGTGCTGATCCTCGATGAGCCGACCGACGGTCTCGATCCGAACCAGAAGCATGAAGTGCGCCGCCTGATCAACGCCATCGCGCCGGAGAAGACCATCATCGTCTCGACGCACATCCTCGAGGAAGTGGAGTCCGTCTGCACCCGGGCCGTGGTGATCCGCAGCGGCCGGGTGGTTGCCGACGATACGCCCGCCGGCCTGCTGGCGCGCTCGCGCTACCGCAACGCGGTCACGGTTGCGATCGAGGAGGATATCGATGATGCGCCCGATGTCCTTGCCGGTCTGCCCGGCGTGACCGGGATCGAGCGCGCGGCCGACGGCCACAGCGTGACCGTGTTCGGGGAGGACGGGCTCGATACCGCCGCGCGGGTGCGGGCGTGCTGCCACGAACAGGGCTGGACGGTGACCGCGCTGCGCGCCGAGGGCGGTCGACTCGACGACGTGTTCCGTGACATCACGGCATCGGAGACGGCGGCATGA
- a CDS encoding ABC transporter permease subunit — MRAIGAIFRRELSGYFVTPVAYVFLVIFLALMGALTFYFGAFYERGQADLGPFFGLHPWLYAFLVPALAMRLWAEERDTGTIELLLTLPVTTAQAVIGKFLAAWVFVLFALALTAPMWWTVNYLGEPDNGVILAAYIGSGFMAGGFLAIGSFVSALTRSQVVAFVIGFVLCFLFLMAGYPLVLDAFRGWAPQGVVDAISAMSFQAHFESIRRGVLELRDLIYFVGLIVFFLFANVTVIEMKKGE, encoded by the coding sequence ATGAGGGCGATCGGAGCGATTTTCCGGCGCGAACTGAGCGGCTATTTCGTAACCCCGGTGGCCTACGTATTCCTCGTGATTTTCCTCGCGCTGATGGGCGCGTTGACGTTCTATTTCGGCGCTTTCTACGAGCGCGGGCAGGCGGATCTCGGCCCGTTCTTCGGGCTGCACCCGTGGCTGTACGCGTTTCTGGTGCCGGCGCTCGCGATGCGGCTGTGGGCCGAGGAGCGCGATACCGGCACCATCGAACTCCTGCTCACGCTGCCGGTCACGACCGCGCAGGCGGTCATCGGCAAGTTCCTCGCGGCGTGGGTCTTCGTCCTGTTCGCGCTCGCACTGACCGCCCCGATGTGGTGGACGGTCAATTATCTCGGGGAACCGGATAACGGCGTCATCCTGGCCGCTTATATCGGCAGTGGCTTCATGGCCGGCGGGTTTCTGGCCATCGGCAGCTTCGTGTCGGCGCTGACCCGCAGTCAGGTGGTCGCGTTCGTGATCGGGTTCGTGCTCTGCTTCCTGTTCCTGATGGCCGGCTATCCGCTGGTGCTCGATGCCTTCCGCGGGTGGGCGCCACAGGGCGTGGTCGATGCCATATCGGCGATGTCATTCCAGGCGCATTTCGAGTCCATAAGGCGCGGGGTACTCGAACTGCGGGATCTGATCTATTTCGTCGGACTGATCGTGTTCTTCCTGTTCGCGAATGTCACCGTCATCGAAATGAAAAAGGGCGAATGA
- a CDS encoding DUF547 domain-containing protein — translation MKRLIHGLLVFGLLATHPAAAAPEADLWERWTAHDETSTETIDHSAWTGFLGEYLQEDAEDVTRLDYGGVDQADQQRLDRYIERLAGVPISDYSRSEQFAYWVNLYNAVTVDVVLEHYPVESIRDIDISPGWFSSGPWGAKLVTVEGEELSLDDIEHRILRPIWSDPRIHYAVNCASVGCPDLQPQAFTPENMEKQLDRAARGYVNDSRGFTIDQNDDLIVSSIYEWFQEDFGGSELGVIKHLQKYADESGAAMIERRTEYDSHRYDWSLNDVQ, via the coding sequence ATGAAGCGACTGATTCACGGCCTGCTGGTGTTCGGACTGCTGGCGACCCATCCGGCCGCGGCAGCCCCCGAGGCCGATCTCTGGGAGCGATGGACCGCGCACGACGAGACATCCACGGAGACGATCGATCACTCCGCCTGGACCGGGTTTCTCGGGGAATACCTGCAGGAAGACGCGGAAGACGTGACGCGGCTGGATTATGGCGGCGTCGACCAGGCCGACCAGCAACGGCTCGATCGCTATATCGAGCGCCTGGCCGGCGTTCCCATCAGCGATTACAGCCGGTCGGAGCAGTTCGCGTACTGGGTCAATCTGTACAACGCCGTGACGGTCGACGTCGTGCTGGAGCACTATCCGGTCGAGTCGATCCGCGACATCGATATCTCGCCGGGCTGGTTCAGCAGCGGCCCCTGGGGGGCCAAACTCGTAACCGTCGAGGGCGAGGAACTGTCGCTCGACGATATCGAGCATCGCATCCTGCGACCGATCTGGTCCGACCCGCGGATCCACTACGCGGTCAATTGCGCGTCCGTGGGTTGTCCGGATCTGCAGCCGCAGGCGTTCACGCCGGAGAACATGGAGAAACAGCTCGACCGGGCCGCGCGCGGATACGTGAACGACAGCCGCGGTTTCACGATCGACCAGAACGATGATCTGATCGTGTCGAGCATCTATGAATGGTTCCAGGAGGACTTCGGCGGCAGCGAATTGGGCGTGATCAAACACCTGCAGAAATACGCGGACGAATCCGGCGCGGCCATGATCGAGCGCCGCACGGAGTACGACAGCCACCGCTATGACTGGTCACTCAACGACGTGCAGTGA